CCGCCCTGGGTCAAGCCGCCGTTCATGTGCGCGCGCGGCGTCGGCTTGAACGAACCGTAGGCGCCGCCGTTGTAGACGACCCGAGCCTCCCGGGCGCACAGGCGTCCATCCTTGGTCACGCCGCTTTTCAAAAAGATCACCGAGGGATGGCGTGGACTGCCTGCCATCAACTCCTCGCTGTAGCTCCGCACGATCTTAACCGGCCGGCCTGACTCGCGTGAAAGATAGAACGCCAAAGGAATGTCGAGCAGATGATCTTTGCCGCCGAATGAGCCGCCCACGGTGACGGGATGAAAGATGATCGTCTCCTTCGGCTGGGACAGGTAATCGACAAATTTGTCCCTTATGCTGAAAGGTGATTGCTGCGCCGCCCATATATGCGCCCGGCCCTCGCCGTCTACTTCGACCAGGCAGGCGACCGGCTCGATGTAGCCCTGGTGCACGATCTGGGTGCGAAAGATGTGCTCGAAGATGTGAGCGGCCGCGGCGAATCCCTGCTCTACGTCTCCCTTGCTGGCGCGTACCACGCTCTGGACGTTGTGCAGCCCGACGGCCTTGGCGCGTACTTCCGCCATCTCATAGGAGTCATAGTCCGGGTGGAGAATCGGCGCGCCGGGTTCCATCGCCTCCAGCGGATCGAAGACCGCCGGTAGCTCCTCGTAGTCCACATCGATCAGGCTCACGGCCTCTTCGGCAACGTCCTTATCGACGGCGGCGACCGCCGCGACTTTGTCGCCGATAAAAAGCACGCGCTCGCGCGCCAAAACCGGAATGTCCTTCAGCCCTTTGCCCACCAGGCGCGGGCTTACATCTCGTGCGGTAATGACCGCGCGCACTCCCGGCAACTTTTTGGCCTTGCCGATGTCGATATTTAAGATGCGCGCGTGCGGCAGCGGGCTCCGCAGCACTTTTCCCCAGAGGGTGGCTGAAGGCGAGACGTCGGCCGTAAAGCGGGTTTTTCCCGTGACCTTGTCTCGGCCTTCGATGCGCGGTAACGGCCTGCCGACGGCGCGCTGTCGAGACTCTGCGCGATTTTTCATTGCGCCCGTGTCAAGCGGCTTTTCAGCCCTGCGTATAGTTCCACTCGAAGCTACGATCTTTATAGGCCGCCTCCGGCATGAGAGGCTGAAGGCCGTTTTTGGCGAGCTCTGCGGCGAACTTCTGCCGGATCGACGGCTCCTCGTCGACGTATTCGATTTGATCTCTGGCGATGTCTTCCACCCTTTCGCCGTAGCCGACCAGACCGCGGGGAGAG
The nucleotide sequence above comes from Candidatus Binatia bacterium. Encoded proteins:
- a CDS encoding molybdopterin cofactor-binding domain-containing protein, whose translation is MKNRAESRQRAVGRPLPRIEGRDKVTGKTRFTADVSPSATLWGKVLRSPLPHARILNIDIGKAKKLPGVRAVITARDVSPRLVGKGLKDIPVLARERVLFIGDKVAAVAAVDKDVAEEAVSLIDVDYEELPAVFDPLEAMEPGAPILHPDYDSYEMAEVRAKAVGLHNVQSVVRASKGDVEQGFAAAAHIFEHIFRTQIVHQGYIEPVACLVEVDGEGRAHIWAAQQSPFSIRDKFVDYLSQPKETIIFHPVTVGGSFGGKDHLLDIPLAFYLSRESGRPVKIVRSYSEELMAGSPRHPSVIFLKSGVTKDGRLCAREARVVYNGGAYGSFKPTPRAHMNGGLTQGG